Genomic window (Candidatus Methylomirabilota bacterium):
GAGCACCAGCGGCGTGCGGCCGTCACCGCCCCAGTCCAGGACGTGGAGCCGCAGGCCATTGACGACCAGGTGACGATCCAGCGGTCGAAGGAGATTCATCGGACCCGTCCGGCATGATAGCAGGCTTGGCGGTCCCTCTCCATCGCTTGACGCGAGCCCGCCGCCGGCGCAATATCTGGCCCCATGGATATCGGCTGCCATCTTCCGACGCAGGGGCCCGTGGCCACGCGGGACGCGCTGATGACCTTCGCGCGCGAGGCCGAGAAGCGCGACATCGCGTCGCTCTGGGTCAGCGACCACGTCATCTTCCCAAGGAAGGCGACGGGCAGCTACCCCGGCGGGCGCTTCCCGCATCCGCCCGACAAGGCCTACCTCGAGCCCGTCGTCGCCCTCGCCGCCGCCGCCGTCTGCACGTCGCGCGCCCGGCTCGGCGCGTCGGTCTTCATCCTGGGGCACCGCCATCCCGTCGTCATGGCCAAGATGCTCACCAGCATCGACGCGCTGTCAAACGGGCGGCTCATCTGCGGCGTGGGCGTCGGCTGGTGGAAGGAAGAGCTCGAGATCCTGGGCGCGCCCTTCCACGAGCGGGGCCGCCAGGCCGACGAGATGCTGCGCGTCTTCAAGGTGCTATGGACGGAGGAGAACCCGTCGTTCGCCGGGGAGTACTTCCGCTTCAGCGACATCGGCTTCGCGCCCAAGCCCGTGCAAAAGCCGCACCCGCCGATCTGGGTCGGCGGCGACAGCCCGGGAGCTTTCAGACGAGTCGTCACGCTGGGCGACGGCTGGCACGCGACGTCGAAGACTCCGGCCGAGCTGAAGGACGCGCTCGGCCGACTGCGCGCGGTCGCCGACGCGGCCCGCCGCCCCTTCGAGAGCATTGCGCTGTCCGTCCGCCTCTCCCTGAAGGCCGAGCTCCTCGCCCAGGGGAATCAGGCCGTGGTGGACCAGCTCTGCGAGTACAAGCGGCTCGGCTTGGGCCACGTCATGATCGACTTCCGCCGCGACGACCTGGCTCAGATGCTTGAGCTGCTGGAGCTCGTCACCGGCACCGTCCGCCCCGCCGTCGACCGCGCCTAGCCGTCTGCGAGGTTTCGGCAGCCGGCTATACGTGGTGGCGCAGAAAGGCGTCGATCATCGCGTTGACCTGATCGGGCACCTCCATCATGTTGAAGTGACCGGCGCCCACGGTCCATCCGTTGACGACGTTAGGCAGCCATTCCGACATGAGATGCGGCGGGTTGAGCGGCGGCGTGGCGGCCAGGTGGAGCGCGGGGACCTTGCACCGCGCCGCGGTCGCGGGCCCGTCGAAGGCGAGGATCCCCTTCATCGCGGCAGCAGCGACGTAGCTCGGCGCCGCCATCATCACCTTCAGGACGCGCTTGACGAGTCGCTTGTCCGAGGTCTTCATGAACAGGTTGTTGGCGATGAACTGCCGGCGCGGCTCCTGGTTGCCTGCCTCTATGGCCGCCACGATGGCCTCGACCGCGACCTTGAGCTCGGGCGGAAAGACGAGTGGCGCCGGGTCGACCATGACGATGGCGGCGACCTTGTCGGGATGGGCGGCGCCCAGGTCGAGGACCGTGATGCCGCCCATGCTATGCCCGACGGCCACTACCTTGCCGAGGCCGAGCTTGCCGATCAGGAACGCGATATCGTCCGTGTAGGCGGCGATGGGGTAGGGCCCCTGGGGCTTGTCGCTTTTGCCGTGCCCGCGCAGGTCGAGGGAGACCACGCGGTGCCGCCGCGCGAAGTGCCTTGCCTGCGGGGAGAAGAACGACCGGTCGCAGGTCCAGCCGTGGACGAAGACGAAGGCCGGCTTGCCCCTGCCCCGGGTCTCGTAGGCCAGATTGACGCCCTTGTGGGTGATCGTCGGCATGATGGCATCCTCCATGTCTGAGACCCGGTCGGCTCACGCCGGCCTGTCCCGCTCTTCGGTCTACTTGTCGAGCCACACCTCTTGCATCCGCCCGTAGTTGTACAGCGAGTTGTGGGGGACGAGGTTCTTGACGTAGGGCCACTGGGTGAAGTACTCGTTGCGCCAGCCCAGCATGGGCCGCGCGACGTCGGCCTCGAGCTTCCGCTGGATGTCCCAGACGCGCGTGAGCCGCTTGGCGCGGTCCAGCTCCTGGGACTGGAGGTCGATCAACTTGTCCATCTCCTCGCTGCAGTAGTCGGTGTAGTTCCGCGACGAGCCGCACTTGTAATTCTCGTAGAGGAACCCGTCGGGGTCGTCGATGCCCGACGCCGTGAGGTTGGCGCCGATCTGGTAGTCGCGGCGGGCGAGAGCAGGGAAGAACTGGGCCGTCTCGATCTGCTTGACGGTCGCCTCCACCCCCACCTGCCGAAGCTGGTCCACCACGAACGAGGCCAGGTCCACGTAGATCGCGAACGCCCGCGTGACCAGCTCGACGCGGAGCGGTTTGCCGGGGCCGTAGCCTGCGGAGGCCAGGAGCCGCTTCGCCTCCGCCTTGTCCTGGTCCGGCCCGCGGTAGCCCGGGAGCGTCCGAAGATCCTTGTCGAGGAGACCCCACGCCCCGAAGGGCTTGGGCATCAGCGCGGCGCCGACCACCGCGCCGTTCTGGCGGACGCCCTGCACGTAGGCGTGCCGGTCCATCGCATAGCTGATCGCGCGCCGGATCGTCAGGTTGTCGAATGGGGCGCGCTTGTGGTTCACGACCACGTTGTCGCTTCCGTTCTGGCCGATCACGGTCACCACGAGCGACGGCACGTTCTGCTTCGCCGTCTCCGCCATGAGCTTCGTCATCTCGAGCGGCACGGAGGTGTCCAGCCGTCCGGCCTGGAGCGCGGCCAGGCGCGTGCCCCGCTCTGTGATGACCGGGTAGCGGATCCCGTCGAGGTAGGGCCGGTTCGGGACGAAGTAGTCGGGATTCCGCTCCATCTCGACCATCTGGCCCCGGACGTACTCCTTGAGCTTGAAAGGTCCCGTGCCGACGCAGCGCTGGCGCAGGTCGGCGACAGGGACGTGGGCCGGGTACACCGGCGAGTAGCCGGAGGCGAGCATGAGCAGGAGGGAGGGCTGGGGCCGCTTGAGCCTGAAGATCACCGTGTACGGGTCGGGCGCCTCGATGGCCTCGATGTTGGTGTACCAGTCTTTTCGTGGATTGAGGCGGAGTTTGGCCGGCGCGTCGGGGGCCTCGCGGACGACGTCGAACGTGTACTTGACGTCCCTCGACGTGAAGGGCTTGCCGTCGTGCCACCGCACGTTCTTCCGGAGGAAGAAGACGAGGTTCCGGTAGTTGTCCTGCCACGACCACCGCTCCGCGAGCTCGGGAATGACCGTCTCCGCGGTCTCCAGGGGCTTGAAGGGATCGAAGAGGACGAGGTTCGAGTAGCAGGGCGCCACCGGCCACACGCCGGAGATCGTGGCTGACTCGTGGATCGAGAGCCCCGGCGGGTCCTCGGCGAGCATCGCGTTGAGGATGCCGCCCCGTTTCGGTGTCTGGCTTCCGGCGGGGACGGCGGCGCAGAGCGTTCCGAGAAGAATCGCGAGACCGAGAAAGAGCGGGAGTATCGGGCGTTGGCTCATGGTGTCCTCCACATACATGGGCCCCGACGGCGCTGTCAAGTGCGAGGTGCGGAGGACGCCGCTCCGGTGCTACTCTCTTGAGGCTATCCACAGATTGACCTGGCAAGGGAGCCGACCGTGAC
Coding sequences:
- a CDS encoding TIGR03619 family F420-dependent LLM class oxidoreductase, with protein sequence MDIGCHLPTQGPVATRDALMTFAREAEKRDIASLWVSDHVIFPRKATGSYPGGRFPHPPDKAYLEPVVALAAAAVCTSRARLGASVFILGHRHPVVMAKMLTSIDALSNGRLICGVGVGWWKEELEILGAPFHERGRQADEMLRVFKVLWTEENPSFAGEYFRFSDIGFAPKPVQKPHPPIWVGGDSPGAFRRVVTLGDGWHATSKTPAELKDALGRLRAVADAARRPFESIALSVRLSLKAELLAQGNQAVVDQLCEYKRLGLGHVMIDFRRDDLAQMLELLELVTGTVRPAVDRA
- a CDS encoding alpha/beta hydrolase produces the protein MPTITHKGVNLAYETRGRGKPAFVFVHGWTCDRSFFSPQARHFARRHRVVSLDLRGHGKSDKPQGPYPIAAYTDDIAFLIGKLGLGKVVAVGHSMGGITVLDLGAAHPDKVAAIVMVDPAPLVFPPELKVAVEAIVAAIEAGNQEPRRQFIANNLFMKTSDKRLVKRVLKVMMAAPSYVAAAAMKGILAFDGPATAARCKVPALHLAATPPLNPPHLMSEWLPNVVNGWTVGAGHFNMMEVPDQVNAMIDAFLRHHV
- a CDS encoding ABC transporter substrate-binding protein, giving the protein MSQRPILPLFLGLAILLGTLCAAVPAGSQTPKRGGILNAMLAEDPPGLSIHESATISGVWPVAPCYSNLVLFDPFKPLETAETVIPELAERWSWQDNYRNLVFFLRKNVRWHDGKPFTSRDVKYTFDVVREAPDAPAKLRLNPRKDWYTNIEAIEAPDPYTVIFRLKRPQPSLLLMLASGYSPVYPAHVPVADLRQRCVGTGPFKLKEYVRGQMVEMERNPDYFVPNRPYLDGIRYPVITERGTRLAALQAGRLDTSVPLEMTKLMAETAKQNVPSLVVTVIGQNGSDNVVVNHKRAPFDNLTIRRAISYAMDRHAYVQGVRQNGAVVGAALMPKPFGAWGLLDKDLRTLPGYRGPDQDKAEAKRLLASAGYGPGKPLRVELVTRAFAIYVDLASFVVDQLRQVGVEATVKQIETAQFFPALARRDYQIGANLTASGIDDPDGFLYENYKCGSSRNYTDYCSEEMDKLIDLQSQELDRAKRLTRVWDIQRKLEADVARPMLGWRNEYFTQWPYVKNLVPHNSLYNYGRMQEVWLDK